From Pseudomonas hefeiensis, one genomic window encodes:
- a CDS encoding c-type cytochrome: MTKWLLAAGVLMPLYSAQATQDPEAVYNRVCGACHSGQLPMAPRKGDQEAWTPRLAKGMETLVQHVTQGFKAMPPRGLCMDCSAEDYQAIIQWMSE, translated from the coding sequence ATGACGAAATGGCTGCTAGCTGCCGGTGTCTTGATGCCGCTTTACAGCGCTCAGGCTACACAGGATCCGGAAGCTGTGTACAACCGTGTTTGTGGTGCCTGTCATTCCGGCCAACTCCCCATGGCGCCCCGCAAGGGTGATCAGGAAGCTTGGACGCCGAGGTTGGCGAAAGGTATGGAGACGCTGGTGCAACACGTGACCCAGGGTTTCAAGGCGATGCCGCCGCGTGGTTTGTGCATGGACTGCAGTGCCGAGGATTACCAAGCCATCATCCAGTGGATGAGCGAGTAA
- a CDS encoding c-type cytochrome, with protein sequence MNKLIVSLLLTLGISGVAHAAGDAAAGQAKTAVCGACHGPDGNSMAPNFPKLAGQGERYLTKQLKDIKDGKRVVLEMTGLLTNLNDQDLADIAAYYASQKGSVGAADPNLVARGEALFRGGNLEKGLPACTGCHSPDGKGNAAAGFPHLGGQHAQYVTKQLTDFRKEADGRTNDGEAMMRTIARKLSDEEIAAVASYIQGLH encoded by the coding sequence ATGAACAAACTGATCGTGAGTCTGCTGTTGACATTGGGGATCTCCGGCGTAGCCCATGCCGCTGGCGATGCCGCCGCCGGCCAGGCGAAAACCGCCGTATGTGGGGCCTGCCATGGTCCGGATGGCAACAGCATGGCACCAAACTTTCCGAAACTGGCGGGCCAGGGCGAGCGTTACCTGACCAAGCAGTTGAAGGACATCAAGGACGGCAAGCGTGTCGTGCTGGAAATGACCGGCCTGCTGACCAACCTGAACGATCAGGACCTGGCAGACATTGCGGCTTACTACGCCAGCCAGAAGGGCAGCGTCGGTGCCGCCGATCCAAATCTGGTCGCACGTGGTGAAGCGCTGTTTCGCGGAGGCAACCTGGAAAAGGGGCTTCCAGCCTGCACGGGCTGCCACTCGCCTGATGGCAAAGGTAACGCGGCGGCCGGCTTCCCGCACCTTGGGGGCCAGCACGCTCAGTACGTTACCAAGCAGTTGACTGATTTCCGCAAGGAAGCAGACGGTCGTACCAATGATGGCGAGGCGATGATGCGTACCATTGCCCGCAAGCTGAGCGACGAAGAGATCGCGGCGGTGGCCAGCTACATTCAGGGCCTGCACTGA
- a CDS encoding thiol:disulfide interchange protein DsbA/DsbL has product MRNLIISAALAAVSLFGMAAQANAEESKAPYVELSNPVQVAVPGKIEVVELFWYGCPHCYAFEPVINPWVEKLPSDVNFVRIPAMFGGPWDAHGQMFLTLEAMGVEHKVHAAVFNEIQVEKKRLTDPEEMAEFLATQGVDKDKFLATFNSFAIKGQINKAKELAKKYEITGVPTMVVNGKYRFDIGSAGGANQALELADQLIAKERAATKAAAN; this is encoded by the coding sequence ATGCGTAATCTGATCATCAGCGCCGCGCTCGCCGCTGTCAGCCTGTTCGGCATGGCCGCCCAAGCCAACGCCGAGGAATCGAAAGCCCCTTATGTCGAATTGAGCAACCCCGTTCAGGTGGCCGTGCCTGGCAAGATCGAAGTGGTGGAACTGTTCTGGTATGGCTGCCCGCATTGCTACGCGTTCGAGCCCGTGATCAACCCATGGGTTGAGAAACTGCCTTCAGATGTGAACTTCGTACGCATTCCGGCCATGTTCGGCGGCCCATGGGACGCCCACGGCCAAATGTTCCTGACTCTCGAAGCCATGGGCGTCGAGCACAAGGTTCACGCTGCAGTGTTCAATGAGATCCAGGTTGAGAAGAAGCGTCTGACCGATCCTGAGGAAATGGCTGAATTCCTCGCCACCCAAGGTGTGGACAAGGACAAGTTTCTGGCGACTTTCAACTCCTTCGCCATCAAGGGCCAGATCAACAAAGCCAAAGAACTTGCCAAGAAATACGAGATCACCGGCGTACCCACCATGGTCGTCAACGGCAAATACCGCTTTGATATCGGTTCAGCCGGTGGTGCGAACCAGGCGCTTGAACTGGCGGACCAACTGATTGCCAAAGAGCGAGCGGCAACCAAGGCCGCCGCCAACTAA
- a CDS encoding endonuclease/exonuclease/phosphatase family protein: MARWSTERIVGLHEPRVNEHHIASTGLPADNCLRLLSFNIQVGISTERYRHYLTRGWQHLLPHTGRAVNLQKIGDLLKDFDLVALQEADGGSLRSGYVNQVEHLAQLGAFPYWYQQLNRNLGRLGQHSNGVLSRLRPWAIEDHPLPGPKGRGAILARFGEGPEALIVVMMHLALGARTRTMQLAYIRELIGDYKHQVLMGDMNTHANDLLQNSPLRDLGLLAPQVEATFPSWRPQRCLDHILLSPTLTLERFEVLAHPISDHLPVAVEIRLPGSLTADAFPALSPAP; encoded by the coding sequence ATGGCCCGCTGGAGCACCGAACGCATCGTTGGCCTGCATGAACCGCGGGTCAATGAGCATCATATCGCCTCCACGGGCCTGCCTGCCGACAACTGCCTGCGGTTGCTCAGTTTCAATATCCAGGTGGGCATCAGCACCGAGCGTTACCGGCATTACCTGACCCGTGGCTGGCAACATCTGCTGCCGCACACCGGACGAGCCGTTAACTTGCAGAAGATCGGTGACCTGCTCAAAGACTTCGACCTGGTGGCCCTGCAAGAGGCCGATGGTGGGAGCCTGAGGTCGGGCTATGTCAATCAGGTGGAGCATCTGGCTCAACTGGGTGCTTTTCCCTACTGGTACCAACAACTCAATCGCAACCTCGGACGTCTGGGTCAGCACAGCAATGGTGTGTTGAGCCGGCTGCGACCGTGGGCGATCGAAGACCACCCGTTACCCGGTCCCAAGGGGCGCGGAGCGATCCTGGCGCGTTTTGGCGAAGGTCCGGAGGCATTGATCGTGGTCATGATGCACCTGGCCCTCGGGGCTCGTACCCGCACGATGCAACTGGCCTACATCCGCGAGCTGATCGGTGACTACAAGCATCAGGTATTGATGGGTGACATGAACACCCACGCCAACGACTTGCTGCAAAATTCACCGTTGCGCGACCTTGGTCTGCTCGCCCCACAAGTCGAAGCGACATTCCCCAGCTGGCGCCCCCAGCGCTGCCTGGACCATATTCTGCTGAGCCCGACCTTGACCCTCGAACGGTTCGAGGTGCTGGCTCACCCCATTTCCGACCACCTGCCTGTCGCGGTCGAAATTCGTCTACCGGGTTCGCTCACGGCTGATGCATTCCCCGCGTTGAGTCCTGCCCCCTAG
- a CDS encoding diguanylate cyclase yields the protein MSDEAERWREKYFKSIEQQEKLERRWAARLDLLRRGLVRSTLAAEGTDRAVDQCMKEMREVVRTDDMDAALAALLPRLEKAVLDSEQRRETRVEQVSAALTSLVTQLQTLPLPKEVSRPLKKFSKQLEDRVDQAREIPLLLSELSSLQGQALSVLEAPAEPPRPGLLQRLFGGHGQEEAAPQPHEPAQRSAVPVLETAPPTPTPTPTSAPAPLATETVPVITPVPAPAPALVAEHAATVDEAPEPVAFIPPMVDPDPELSSSLVSKAAEPILERDEATAQEETTEPAPIPAENAVPAPVLENPDELMPEEPSQALDESLPLPQEPVEPSAAIEPVASELNDDHYELPDSPEPSYSSVARHIEDTLLGLLGDLTLPERHRPQAEAMRERLQNGLNWYELLPILDDLAVLMLAITDTGQHEFEAYLQRLNDRLESFQSSLRAASEDHADNLSVSREMDSQIREQVDGLQSSVQEADDLEGLKQVLENHLEGLLGTMDQHQKQRDQREREVSARLKSLAERVALMEQDAQVVRDNLEEQRQKALIDPLTGLPNRAAWSERLEREVAQWQQHGNSLLLAMLDLDHFKRINDNYGHLAGDRVLKIIASVLRRRLRGSDFIARFGGEEFILLVPDTPLATGAKLAETLRAAIEACPFHFKGEPVTITVSVGMTAFKMGEHSDSVLKRADQALYRAKNAGRNRVELG from the coding sequence ATGAGCGACGAAGCCGAACGCTGGAGAGAGAAGTACTTCAAGAGTATTGAACAGCAGGAAAAGCTTGAGCGCCGCTGGGCGGCTCGGCTCGACCTGCTGCGTCGCGGCCTGGTGCGCAGTACGCTGGCCGCCGAAGGCACTGACCGGGCGGTTGATCAGTGCATGAAAGAAATGCGCGAAGTGGTACGCACCGATGACATGGATGCTGCCCTAGCCGCACTGTTGCCACGTCTGGAGAAAGCCGTACTCGATTCCGAGCAGCGCCGCGAGACCCGGGTCGAACAGGTGAGCGCAGCATTGACTTCCCTGGTTACTCAGTTGCAAACCTTGCCCCTGCCGAAGGAAGTCAGCCGGCCACTGAAGAAATTCTCCAAGCAATTGGAGGACCGGGTCGACCAGGCTCGGGAGATTCCTCTGCTGCTCAGCGAATTGAGCAGCTTGCAGGGCCAGGCATTGAGTGTGCTGGAAGCTCCCGCTGAACCGCCCCGCCCCGGCCTGCTGCAACGGTTGTTTGGCGGCCACGGCCAGGAAGAAGCCGCGCCCCAGCCGCACGAGCCTGCCCAGCGCAGCGCGGTGCCGGTATTGGAAACGGCACCGCCGACACCGACACCGACACCGACATCGGCACCGGCACCGCTAGCAACTGAGACTGTGCCCGTCATAACTCCAGTCCCGGCTCCAGCCCCGGCATTGGTAGCAGAACACGCGGCAACAGTCGATGAAGCGCCTGAACCGGTCGCGTTCATTCCGCCAATGGTCGATCCCGATCCAGAACTCTCTTCGTCGCTGGTATCCAAAGCTGCCGAGCCGATTCTGGAACGAGATGAAGCTACCGCTCAGGAGGAAACTACCGAGCCGGCGCCGATTCCCGCGGAAAATGCAGTGCCGGCCCCCGTGCTTGAGAACCCTGATGAGCTGATGCCCGAGGAGCCGTCGCAAGCGCTGGACGAGTCGCTGCCCCTCCCGCAAGAGCCCGTCGAACCATCGGCTGCCATCGAGCCGGTAGCGTCTGAACTGAATGACGACCATTACGAACTGCCCGACTCGCCAGAGCCTTCCTATAGCTCGGTGGCCAGGCATATCGAGGATACCTTGTTGGGCCTGTTGGGCGATCTGACCCTGCCCGAGCGTCATCGTCCCCAAGCCGAGGCCATGCGTGAACGGCTGCAAAATGGCTTGAACTGGTACGAGTTACTGCCGATTCTCGATGATCTGGCCGTGCTCATGCTGGCGATCACCGACACCGGGCAGCATGAGTTCGAAGCGTACCTGCAGCGGCTCAACGATCGGCTTGAGTCATTTCAAAGCAGTCTGCGGGCCGCCAGTGAGGACCATGCCGATAACCTGTCGGTTTCCAGGGAAATGGACAGCCAGATTCGCGAGCAAGTTGATGGCTTGCAAAGCAGCGTGCAGGAAGCTGATGATCTGGAGGGGCTCAAGCAAGTGCTGGAGAACCACCTCGAAGGCCTGCTCGGTACGATGGATCAGCACCAGAAGCAGCGCGATCAGCGCGAGCGGGAAGTCTCAGCTCGCCTCAAAAGCCTGGCCGAGCGCGTGGCGCTGATGGAACAGGACGCCCAGGTCGTGCGCGACAATCTCGAAGAACAGCGCCAGAAAGCGCTCATCGACCCGCTTACCGGGTTGCCTAACCGTGCCGCCTGGTCCGAGCGTCTAGAACGGGAAGTCGCCCAGTGGCAGCAGCACGGCAACAGTCTGCTGCTGGCCATGCTCGATCTGGATCATTTCAAGCGCATCAACGATAACTACGGCCACCTGGCCGGTGATCGGGTGCTGAAAATCATCGCCTCGGTGCTGCGCAGACGCCTGCGTGGCAGTGACTTCATCGCCCGCTTTGGCGGCGAGGAATTTATCCTGCTGGTGCCCGACACGCCACTTGCAACCGGCGCCAAACTGGCCGAGACCCTGCGCGCCGCTATCGAAGCCTGTCCGTTTCACTTCAAGGGAGAGCCGGTAACGATCACGGTGTCCGTGGGCATGACCGCCTTCAAAATGGGGGAGCACAGCGATTCAGTGCTTAAACGAGCCGATCAGGCGCTATATAGGGCCAAAAACGCCGGACGTAACCGCGTGGAACTGGGCTGA
- a CDS encoding N-acetylmuramoyl-L-alanine amidase: protein MKFFSLIVSLLILAGCASGPRLDTSHPSVNHDNRIQFVVLHYTSASLERSLALLTHGEVSAHYLIGDDKDTTIYKLVDESRRAWHAGDSEWDGRTWLNSSSIGIEIVNPGFVDTPTGRLWYPYSEAQVEALIALLKDISQRNGINPRNIIGHSDIAPMRKLDPGPLFPWKRLAQAGVGVWPDEQAVMRQQAVFAAQVPNASWFQAELARLGYPTPRTGEWDVATHHVLAAFQMRFRPSRFDGMPDAQSAAIVQVLNQTK from the coding sequence ATGAAATTTTTTTCGCTCATTGTCTCCTTGTTGATTTTGGCCGGTTGCGCCAGCGGCCCCCGGCTCGATACCAGCCACCCCTCAGTCAATCATGACAACCGAATCCAGTTCGTGGTGTTGCATTACACCTCGGCGTCCCTGGAGCGGTCCCTGGCGCTGCTGACCCATGGCGAAGTCAGTGCGCACTACCTGATTGGTGATGATAAAGACACAACGATATATAAGCTGGTGGATGAAAGCCGACGCGCCTGGCACGCCGGGGACAGTGAATGGGACGGCCGGACGTGGCTCAATTCCAGCTCCATCGGCATTGAGATCGTCAATCCAGGTTTCGTCGATACGCCCACCGGGCGTCTCTGGTATCCCTACAGTGAAGCTCAGGTCGAGGCCTTGATCGCATTGCTCAAGGATATTTCCCAGCGTAATGGGATCAACCCGCGCAACATCATTGGTCACAGCGATATCGCCCCCATGCGCAAGCTTGATCCTGGGCCGCTGTTCCCCTGGAAGCGCCTGGCGCAAGCAGGGGTGGGCGTCTGGCCAGACGAACAGGCCGTGATGCGTCAACAGGCAGTTTTCGCGGCGCAGGTGCCGAACGCCAGCTGGTTTCAGGCCGAGCTGGCTCGCCTCGGCTACCCGACGCCCCGCACTGGCGAATGGGATGTAGCCACTCATCATGTGCTCGCCGCCTTCCAGATGCGCTTCCGGCCGAGCCGGTTCGACGGCATGCCGGATGCGCAAAGCGCGGCTATTGTGCAGGTGCTTAACCAGACAAAATAA
- a CDS encoding EAL domain-containing protein, translating into MTPARETLQSWLHRPFFLAMMAAVLSTVLLLGASLFVVIQQIQQRESDQMNAQGERFLQRLEQLFGQLRESLDDLQNQPLRGCDDDMIATLQQVSFNYRFVYEAAYIDSSGVCSNRPRRSGLSVIRPPDIRGPTYSYWLNTTTEPDENRAALMLGRGNFRVATSRGHLTDVVDLPPGSSLLVVLDHGERAIPVLGTDQYWPPTEPWPSKSRNALQVTQNRLIYRMQTDSPEYQLVLIAQRNGFNIPSNAWWLLPISLLLGLGIGFQVFLLARQRQSMDAELHGAIRRGELQVLYQPIFDLRSRNCVGAEALLRWRRPDGTLTSPDLFIPMAEDTGQIRQITDFVLQRLFDQLGQLLRANPQLYISVNLAACDVMVPRIGEVIARLLALHRVSAHQIAFEVTERGLVDVLVARDNLQSLRDVGHQVLIDDFGTGYCSLAYLQTLPVDCLKIDKAFIDALGHDAASSGVAPHIIRMAHALQLKVIAEGIEHEAQASYLSSEGVTFGQGWLFAHALSAVQLIELITRGRRLLGRRMDDEA; encoded by the coding sequence ATGACGCCTGCCCGCGAAACCCTGCAAAGCTGGCTCCATCGCCCGTTTTTCCTGGCGATGATGGCGGCTGTCCTGAGTACCGTGCTGTTGCTGGGGGCCAGTCTGTTCGTGGTGATCCAGCAAATCCAGCAGCGTGAAAGCGATCAGATGAATGCTCAGGGTGAGCGCTTTCTGCAGCGGCTCGAGCAGCTTTTCGGACAGTTGCGCGAAAGCCTCGATGATTTGCAAAACCAGCCGTTGCGCGGATGCGACGATGACATGATCGCGACGCTGCAGCAGGTCAGCTTCAACTACCGCTTTGTCTACGAAGCGGCGTATATCGATAGCAGCGGTGTTTGTTCCAATCGCCCACGCCGCAGCGGATTATCGGTGATCCGGCCGCCTGATATCCGGGGGCCGACGTATAGCTACTGGCTCAATACCACCACCGAACCCGATGAAAACCGTGCGGCATTGATGCTGGGGCGCGGCAATTTTCGGGTGGCGACCTCGCGCGGGCATCTGACCGATGTGGTGGATCTGCCTCCCGGCAGCAGCCTTTTGGTGGTGCTCGATCATGGCGAGCGGGCGATACCGGTGCTGGGGACCGACCAATACTGGCCGCCCACGGAGCCTTGGCCCTCGAAAAGCCGCAACGCATTGCAAGTGACGCAGAACCGCCTGATCTATCGAATGCAGACTGACAGCCCGGAATATCAATTGGTGCTGATTGCCCAACGCAATGGCTTCAACATCCCCTCCAACGCCTGGTGGTTACTGCCCATCAGCCTGTTGCTGGGCTTGGGGATTGGTTTTCAGGTATTCCTGCTGGCGCGTCAGCGCCAGTCGATGGACGCCGAACTGCATGGGGCCATCCGGCGCGGAGAGTTGCAGGTGCTGTACCAGCCGATCTTCGACCTGCGCAGTCGTAACTGCGTTGGTGCTGAAGCCCTGCTGCGCTGGCGGCGCCCGGACGGCACTCTCACCAGTCCGGATCTGTTCATTCCGATGGCAGAGGATACCGGGCAGATCCGTCAGATCACAGACTTCGTGCTGCAGCGCCTGTTCGACCAGCTGGGCCAGCTACTGCGGGCCAATCCGCAGTTGTACATCTCGGTGAACCTGGCGGCGTGCGACGTGATGGTGCCACGCATCGGCGAAGTGATCGCCCGCCTGCTGGCGTTGCACCGGGTGTCGGCGCACCAGATAGCGTTTGAAGTAACCGAACGCGGATTGGTCGATGTCTTGGTCGCCCGGGATAACCTGCAATCGCTGCGCGATGTCGGGCATCAGGTGTTGATCGATGACTTCGGCACGGGCTATTGCAGCCTCGCCTATCTGCAAACCTTGCCGGTGGACTGCCTGAAGATCGACAAAGCCTTCATCGACGCCTTGGGGCACGATGCCGCCAGCAGTGGCGTGGCCCCGCATATTATTCGCATGGCCCATGCCTTACAGCTCAAGGTGATCGCCGAGGGCATCGAGCATGAAGCCCAGGCGTCTTACCTGAGTAGCGAAGGGGTGACTTTCGGGCAGGGTTGGCTGTTCGCCCACGCGCTCAGTGCCGTGCAGTTGATCGAACTGATTACCCGCGGCCGGCGCCTGCTGGGGCGCCGCATGGACGACGAGGCTTGA